A genomic segment from Glycine soja cultivar W05 chromosome 20, ASM419377v2, whole genome shotgun sequence encodes:
- the LOC114403933 gene encoding uncharacterized protein LOC114403933 isoform X2: MFSVNTLPSQFPPPSPCRRHCRLTVVCSSFRRRSRSRRRHNKVSLPTTTSTSSFEPKLEAVIDLTPLTAFQSELRRFLSSGKDAYRDLQTLVTLDHNRRLVVSCRPSTLHFLGTSAALTFLAFSVFTVLAQLISRFSSWRRNASSHKPVVVRRDRSLGGKEVVVAWGQRSDTNPLSAPVRDSVKRSAKNKVVPFQRKLPKWWPTVINSSASVFDANEQEEYKREAYRVVRAITNSRLGGNDIMENDIIQLRRLCRTSGVQVSIEPTNIRDTLYRASVNFVLNVCSRAPTHSTSIDINGEDAPQFLTGFAENIGLENVRAATIVSAAVAARTRSCLLQAWALEMQGKQVDAMVELSKICLLLRIFPPEESSPEMEMVSRGLEKHLKLEQREHLMFLFGKVCGEDSHRIAREALGLVC; this comes from the exons ATGTTCTCTGTCAACACCCTTCCCTCCCAGTTCCCTCCGCCATCCCCATGCCGTCGCCATTGCCGTCTCACCGTCGTCTGCTCCTCCTTCCGCCGCCGCAGTCGAAGCCGCAGACGTCACAACAAAGTATCTCttcccaccaccacctccacctctTCATTTGAACCGAAGCTCGAAGCCGTTATCGACCTCACTCCCCTAACCGCTTTCCAATCTGAACTTCGACGGTTCCTATCTTCCGGCAAAGACGCTTACCGAGATTTGCAAACCTTGGTCACTCTCGACCACAACCGGAGGCTTGTCGTTTCGTGTCGCCCTTCCACCTTGCATTTCCTCGGAACTTCGGCGGCTTTGACCTTCCTCGCCTTTTCTGTTTTCACGGTtttggctcaattgatttctagGTTTTCGTCTTGGCGTCGTAACGCGTCTAGCCATAAGCCTGTTGTGGTGCGGAGGGACCGAAGTCTCGGCGGAAAAGAGGTGGTTGTTGCGTGGGGTCAGAGAAGTGACACGAATCCGTTATCAGCGCCGGTTCGGGACTCCGTGAAGCGCTCTGCGAAGAATAAGGTGGTTCCGTTCCAAAGGAAATTGCCCAAATGGTGGCCAACTGTAATCAATTCCAGCGCTTCTGTTTTTGACGCCAATGAACAAGAGGAATACAAGAGGGAGGCTTATAGAGTGGTTCGAG CAATTACCAACAGTAGATTGGGCGGGAATGACATCATGGAGAATGATATAATTCAA TTACGTCGACTATGCAGAACTTCTGGTGTGCAAGTGTCTATTGAACCAACAAATATTCGGGACACCTTGTATCGGGCATCTGTTAACtttgttttaaatgtatgcagcAG GGCACCAACTCACTCTACTTCAATTGATATTAATGGTGAGGATGCTCCACAATTCCTTACTGGATTTGCTGAAAATATCGGCCTTGAAAATGTTCGTGCTGCAACAATTGTGTCTGCAGCTGTTGCTGCTCGTACTCGCTCCTGTCTTCTACAGGCTTGG GCTCTGGAAATGCAAGGCAAACAGGTTGATGCTATGGTGGAACTGTCAAAAATATGCCTTCTTCTACGAATATTTCCTCCTGAGGAGTCTTCG CCTGAAATGGAGATGGTTAGTCGGGGCCTAGAAAAACACTTGAAACTGGAACAAAGAGAACACCTTATGTTTCTCTTTGGTAAAGTTTGTGGCGAGGACAGTCACAGGATTGCAAGAGAAGCCCTTGGGTTG GTTTGTTGA
- the LOC114403435 gene encoding CMP-sialic acid transporter 3, protein MKNGIMECSVCHSKLVSPSAKTISRAYDRHKSRISSKQRALNVFLVVGDCVLVGFQPILVYMSKVDGKFNFSPISVNFLTEITKVFFAIVMLLLQARHQKVGEKPLLSISTFVQAARNNVLLAVPALLYAINNYLKFIMQLYFNPATVKMLSNLKVLVIALLLKVIMKRRFSIIQWEALALLLIGISVNQLRSLPEGTTALGLPVTMGAYIYTLIFVTVPSLASVYNEYALKSQYDTSIYLQNLFLYGYGAIFNFLGILGTVVVKGPSSFDILQGHSKATMLLIANNAAQGILSSFFFKYADTILKKYSSTVATIFTGIASAVLFGHTLTMNFVIGISIVFISMHQFFSPLSKVKDEQNGVLELHDVHDKQRSKESFINMAAGANEEATHRVGHDERQPLLPS, encoded by the exons ATGAAGAACGGGATAATGGAATGCAGTGTTTGCCATTCCAAATTGGTTTCCCCCTCCGCCAAAACTATATCAAGGGCTTATGATCGCCACAAAAGTAGAATATCGTCCAAGCAACGTGCACTCAACGTCTTTTTGGTCGTTGGTGATTGTGTTCTAGTTGGCTTCCAG CCTATCCTTGTCTATATGTCCAAGGTGGATGGGAAATTCAATTTTAGCCCAATTAGTGTTAATTTTTTGACCGAGATTACAAAGGTTTTCTTTGCTATTGTTATGCTTCTTCTCCAG GCTAGGCATCAAAAAGTTGGGGAGAAGCCTCTTCTCTCAATTTCTACATTTGTGCAG GCAGCTCGTAACAATGTCCTTCTGGCAGTTCCCGCACTTCTGTATGCCATAAACAACTATCTGAAGTTTATCATGCAG CTGTATTTTAATCCTGCTACTGTGAAGATGCTAAGCAATTTGAAG GTTTTAGTAATAGCACTTCTGTTAAAGGTGATTATGAAGCGCCGGTTTTCCATCATTCAG TGGGAAGCTCTTGCTCTACTGCTCATTGGTATAAGTGTTAATCAACTAAGATCTTTACCTGAAGGAACTACAGCTTTGGGTCTTCCTGTCACAATGGGTGCATATATCTATACATTGATCTTT GTCACTGTTCCATCATTGGCCTCTGTTTATAATGAGTATGCTTTGAAGAGCCAATATGATACAAGCATTTATCTGCAG AACTTATTCTTATATGGATATGGAGCTATATTCAATTTTCTTGGGATACTTGGGACTGTTGTTGTCAAAG GGCCTAGCAGCTTTGATATCCTACAAGGTCATTCAAAAGCCACAATGCTTTTGATAGCAAACAATGCTGCCCAAGGGATTTTATCCTCTTTCTTCTTCAAATATGCAG ATACAATTTTGAAGAAGTACTCATCAACAGTAGCAACAATCTTCACTGGTATAGCATCTGCTGTACTATTTGGACATACTTTAACAATGAACTTCGTTATTGGCATCTCTATTGTATTCATCTCAATGCACCAG TTCTTTTCACCACTTTCAAAAGTTAAAGATGAACAAAATGGTGTGCTGGAACTGCATGATGTTCATGACAAACAAAG GTCAAAGGAATCCTTTATAAATATGGCAGCTGGAGCAAATGAGGAG GCCACTCATCGTGTTGGACATGATGAGAGACAGCCACTTCTTCCCTCCTAG
- the LOC114403933 gene encoding uncharacterized protein LOC114403933 isoform X1 — protein sequence MFSVNTLPSQFPPPSPCRRHCRLTVVCSSFRRRSRSRRRHNKVSLPTTTSTSSFEPKLEAVIDLTPLTAFQSELRRFLSSGKDAYRDLQTLVTLDHNRRLVVSCRPSTLHFLGTSAALTFLAFSVFTVLAQLISRFSSWRRNASSHKPVVVRRDRSLGGKEVVVAWGQRSDTNPLSAPVRDSVKRSAKNKVVPFQRKLPKWWPTVINSSASVFDANEQEEYKREAYRVVRAITNSRLGGNDIMENDIIQLRRLCRTSGVQVSIEPTNIRDTLYRASVNFVLNVCSRAPTHSTSIDINGEDAPQFLTGFAENIGLENVRAATIVSAAVAARTRSCLLQAWALEMQGKQVDAMVELSKICLLLRIFPPEESSPEMEMVSRGLEKHLKLEQREHLMFLFGKVCGEDSHRIAREALGLTHSPNGCSDQLEDNIAP from the exons ATGTTCTCTGTCAACACCCTTCCCTCCCAGTTCCCTCCGCCATCCCCATGCCGTCGCCATTGCCGTCTCACCGTCGTCTGCTCCTCCTTCCGCCGCCGCAGTCGAAGCCGCAGACGTCACAACAAAGTATCTCttcccaccaccacctccacctctTCATTTGAACCGAAGCTCGAAGCCGTTATCGACCTCACTCCCCTAACCGCTTTCCAATCTGAACTTCGACGGTTCCTATCTTCCGGCAAAGACGCTTACCGAGATTTGCAAACCTTGGTCACTCTCGACCACAACCGGAGGCTTGTCGTTTCGTGTCGCCCTTCCACCTTGCATTTCCTCGGAACTTCGGCGGCTTTGACCTTCCTCGCCTTTTCTGTTTTCACGGTtttggctcaattgatttctagGTTTTCGTCTTGGCGTCGTAACGCGTCTAGCCATAAGCCTGTTGTGGTGCGGAGGGACCGAAGTCTCGGCGGAAAAGAGGTGGTTGTTGCGTGGGGTCAGAGAAGTGACACGAATCCGTTATCAGCGCCGGTTCGGGACTCCGTGAAGCGCTCTGCGAAGAATAAGGTGGTTCCGTTCCAAAGGAAATTGCCCAAATGGTGGCCAACTGTAATCAATTCCAGCGCTTCTGTTTTTGACGCCAATGAACAAGAGGAATACAAGAGGGAGGCTTATAGAGTGGTTCGAG CAATTACCAACAGTAGATTGGGCGGGAATGACATCATGGAGAATGATATAATTCAA TTACGTCGACTATGCAGAACTTCTGGTGTGCAAGTGTCTATTGAACCAACAAATATTCGGGACACCTTGTATCGGGCATCTGTTAACtttgttttaaatgtatgcagcAG GGCACCAACTCACTCTACTTCAATTGATATTAATGGTGAGGATGCTCCACAATTCCTTACTGGATTTGCTGAAAATATCGGCCTTGAAAATGTTCGTGCTGCAACAATTGTGTCTGCAGCTGTTGCTGCTCGTACTCGCTCCTGTCTTCTACAGGCTTGG GCTCTGGAAATGCAAGGCAAACAGGTTGATGCTATGGTGGAACTGTCAAAAATATGCCTTCTTCTACGAATATTTCCTCCTGAGGAGTCTTCG CCTGAAATGGAGATGGTTAGTCGGGGCCTAGAAAAACACTTGAAACTGGAACAAAGAGAACACCTTATGTTTCTCTTTGGTAAAGTTTGTGGCGAGGACAGTCACAGGATTGCAAGAGAAGCCCTTGGGTTG ACGCATTCTCCAAATGGTTGCTCTGACCAACTCGAAGACAACATCGCTCCGTGA
- the LOC114401465 gene encoding gem-associated protein 2-like: MADVSDSQEQPVLDSAELEMKKKRLLVELESALGGEKSVTAQASSSSSSSLGLGIEVIDETALLDSVAKKNGGSRRTKNNNNGHNHKKSKPSNKIGNKKYSRKELESLRFVNMARQRKFWKAIHAAFQTTVAMEYDALASSPLPHNKPILSAVFCEIRDSEKVTPVDPSCSHNLVGEDGCSIVKECSEEDDGSDDDYASIQRPAFMVDGEPNFDSGPPEDGWEYLRRVRWEAHQIPKVKVAKLDRGKLNKEQSAYMPQIPDIAKCPEHLLPLKEWEDAFLAEFSALRTNFSCLDGSSAIHSGNLHVHSSQIVGNNCGEFSSVMSRDVLLNNHLRIGNANDQPTNLTAEDKDRTLSSENPEAKTSADQSSSSSSHTPPLLSVILAMDSVARVSSLLKRIRLLEAADTMTRNDCMWLFALCATVDAPLDADTCAALRSLLRKCASIRAGKAELDEEVVMLNILATISGRYFGQSEN; encoded by the exons ATGGCTGATGTTTCAGATTCTCAAGAACAGCCTGTTCTTGATTCCGCTGAACtggaaatgaagaagaagcGACTGTTGGTGGAGCTGGAATCTGCGCTGGGCGGTGAGAAATCGGTGACGGCGCAggcgtcttcttcttcttcttcctccttagGCTTGGGTATTGAGGTTATCGACGAAACGGCGTTGCTTGACTCCGTTGCGAAGAAGAACGGAGGTTCAAGAAGAaccaagaacaacaacaatggTCACAATCACAAGAAGTCGAAGCCCTCAAATAAGATTGGGAACAAAAAGTACTCTCGTAAGGAGTTGGAGTCTCTGAGATTCGTGAACATGGCCCGACAACGCAAGTTCTGGAAAGCAATTCACGCTGCCTTTCAAACCACCGTGGCCATGGAGTATGATGCTTTAGCCTCCTCACCCCTGCCGCATAACAAACCAATCCTCA GTGCAGTGTTTTGTGAAATTAGGGATAGTGAAAAAGTGACTCCTGTTGACCCTTCTTGTAGTCATAATCTTGTGGGTGAGGATGGGTGCTCAATTGTAAAAGAGTGCAGTGAAGAAGATGATGGTAGTGATGATGACTATGCTAGCATCCAAAGGCCTGCCTTTATGGTTGATGGAGAACCTAATTTTGATTCTGGTCCACCAGAAGATGGATGGGAATATCTTAGGCGTGTCAG GTGGGAGGCACATCAAATTCCAAAAGTGAAGGTAGCAAAACTTGATAGAGGTAAACTTAACAAGGAACAAAGTGCTTACATGCCCCAGATTCCTGATATTGCCAAGTGTCCAGAGCATCTGCTGCCACTGAAAGAGTGGGAGGATGCATTTCTTGCCGAGTTTTCTGCACTGAGAACG AATTTCTCATGCCTTGATGGTTCAAGTGCCATACATTCTGGAAATCTTCATGTTCATTCCTCACAAATAGTTGGGAACAATTGTGGAGAATTTTCTAGTGTTATGAGCAGAGATGTGTTACTTAATAATCATTTGAGAATTGGTAATGCAAATGATCAACCTACGAACTTGACTGCTGAAGATAAGGATAGAACACTGTCTTCAGAGAATCCTGAAGCGAAAACTTCAGCTgatcaaagtagcagcagcagcTCCCACACTCCCCCTTTGCTTTCCGTAATCTTAGCAATGGACTCTGTAGCCCGGGTATCAAGTTTGTTGAAACGAATTAGGTTGCTAGAGGCTGCAGACACTATGACAAGGAATGATTGCATGTGGCTTTTTGCTCTCTGTGCAACAGTTGATGCTCCACTAGATGCTGATACTTGTGCTGCTCTCAGGAGTCTGCTAAGGAAGTGTGCTAGCATCCGTGCCGGAAAGGCTGAATTGGATGAGGAGGTTGTAATGTTGAATATATTGGCTACAATTTCTGGAAGGTACTTTGGGCAATCTGAAAACTGA